A DNA window from Ctenopharyngodon idella isolate HZGC_01 chromosome 10, HZGC01, whole genome shotgun sequence contains the following coding sequences:
- the phldb2a gene encoding pleckstrin homology-like domain family B member 2 isoform X2, translating into MSISSEETLLNLIDSGSGLKVWSVTPCLISLGSGFITLIPLTKELSQIGSEDAELPQDVTADGPGIESHHCVIITNSAGVITLHPNGNMCCLDGVPVTEPTKLTHGCTLCLGKSFFHFNHPEEANHMKNMLPEKTAGPALSLSTDTTKFHSNGGTLVGSSVRGTRSKAELQELMESLQRRKSALEASLKATADRGYLTLSPPPSPQSASSYLQDRPPLSIRVPSPYTPSSSLSMPPSPHQSERPISPVPSQTRARHQSQDNLLFCHPSEGRHPNTASSLLSMWNGSSSSYVTDALPSSRRGPSGAASMPSSPRLGRRLLTRDGESSVEPTLRQRKYSTGSLNGLGGHSRSLPRLYRGDAPMLSLPPRRTTKPRRSLPSLEKPPDVTVIANMTSSSRRASLCSVGSAPCLDLGVGERRLSFGKGGLGPGMGPRRGSISSLSGKEELRDYHQRQRDERLREQEVERLERQRLETILSLCSELGRSDLCRMETDSGVSAVSDLQKINRELEKLQVSDDESVFSDSAAVSLDSGYLGKGRTEILTQRQRRLSGHRETRPQSPTTSLRSSAPSPSPHLRSKVSEDRQLRQEVTRIEEERIQVLNNIEELEQKIRDLDTQMDESIREMEVERALLDGEQEAEVTQLQSDKQMLEQLNAKMGNMEKNVQRNQTQGKALLEAERVKVERLAELISEQKTQLDTCPEALKEQLQNQLSRLWKYHLFLLDTEALEAETKRFEDLEFQQLEKESRQDEEKETQTQQLLREIAEYQRSVVTRKERLLTLKKQSTQITQQAQREKENFLKEKSNLIYMLQRERENLSSLERKYCELTGGQAFPLNPVSMKEHFRSLEERRRSNGSKESGVLLSDNGMSRKRERQSSGNLNSALNRSLSPKVRQQIRHIGKPHMPLSQSSSCGSVLPRTLSVTSRDLDTRRLLKAGQLYLNDERQRMSEMSNRTVSETNVFLEPFHYLDNGHNFDTMSVDSTESLETSISACSPDNISSASTANMAKIEEMERMLREAHAEKNRLLEHREREMELRRQALEDERRRREDLERRLQEETNRRQKLVERESRPLTRYLPVRKDDFDLRGHIEAAGHHPETCFHLAITEKTCRGFLVKMGGKIKTWKKRWFVFDRNRRTLAYYADKHETKMKGVIYFQAIEEVYYDHLKNAHKSPNPSLTFSVKTHDRVYYMVAPTPEAMRIWMDVIVTGAEGYTHFLV; encoded by the exons GGTGTACTCTTTGTCTGGGTAAATCTTTTTTCCATTTCAACCACCCAGAAGAGGCGAATCACATGAAGAACATGCTGCCAGAAAAGACAGCAGGACCCGCACTGTCCCTCAGTACGG ACACAACAAAGTTTCATTCCAATGGCGGCACATTGGTTGGATCCAGTGTTCGTGGCACACGCTCCAAAGCAGAGCTTCAGGAGTTGATGGAGAGCTTGCAGCGCAGGAAGTCCGCTCTAGAGGCCAGCTTAAAGGCTACTGCAGACCGCGGTTACCTCACTTTGTCCCCACCTCCCAGTCCCCAATCGGCTTCTTCCTATTTACAGGACCGTCCACCACTTTCTATACGAGTCCCCTCCCCTTACACACCCTCCAGCAGCCTGAGCATGCCACCATCACCCCACCAATCAGAGCGCCCTATAAGTCCTGTCCCGAGCCAAACCCGTGCCCGACACCAATCACAGGACAACCTGTTGTTTTGCCACCCTTCGGAAGGGCGACATCCCAACACTGCCAGCTCACTCCTTTCTATGTGGAATGGCTCTTCTTCCTCCTACGTGACCGATGCTCTTCCTTCATCTCGCCGAGGTCCAAGTGGGGCAGCCAGCATGCCCTCCAGCCCTCGCTTGGGGCGCAGACTTCTAACACGAGATGGGGAGTCCAGTGTTGAGCCAACGCTCCGCCAAAGGAAATACTCCACCGGCTCCCTGAATGGCCTGGGGGGACATAGTCGCTCTCTGCCCAGGTTGTATCGAGGAGACGCCCCAATGCTTTCTTTGCCACCCCGACGTACCACCAAACCACGCCGCAGCCTTCCGTCCTTGGAAAAACCTCCAGATGTGACCGTGATAGCCAACATGACCAGCAGTTCTCGCAGGGCCAGCCTTTGCTCTGTGGGATCTGCTCCATGTTTGGATCTAGGAGTAGGAGAAAGGCGGCTGTCATTTGGTAAAGGAGGCCTGGGGCCTGGCATGGGGCCGAGAAGGGGCAGTATCAGTTCTCTCAGTGGAAAAGAAGAGCTCAGAGATTATCATCAGAGACAAAGAGATGAGAGACTTCGAGAACAGGAAGTGGAAAGACTG GAGCGCCAGCGTCTTGAGACCATCCTGTCCCTGTGCTCTGAGCTGGGCCGGTCTGATCTGTGCCGGATGGAGACTGATTCGGGCGTCTCAGCTGTGTCGGACCTGCAGAAGATCAACCGAGAACTGGAGAAGCTGCAGGTGTCTGATGATGAATCTGTGTTCTCAGACTCTGCAGCAGTGTCTCTGGATAGCGGGTATCTGGGTAAGGGTCGGACAGAGATCCTCACCCAGAGACAGCGCAGACTGAGCGGACACAGGGAGACCAGGCCCCAGTCACCCACCACTAGCCTACGGAGCTCAGCCCCCTCACCCTCTCCACACCTCCGCAGCAAG gtGTCTGAAGACAGGCAGCTGAGGCAGGAAGTGACACGTATAGAAGAGGAGAGGATTCAGGTGCTTAACAACATCGAGGAACTTGAACAGAAGATCAGAGATCTAGACACACAGATGGACGAGTCTATCAGAGAG ATGGAGGTGGAGAGAGCTCTTTTAGACGGTGAGCAGGAGGCAGAGGTCACTCAGCTACAGAGCGATAAACAAATGCTGGAGCAGCTCAACGCAAAAATGGGGAACATGGAGAAAAATGTTCAAAGAAATCAAACTCAG GGCAAAGCCCTGTTGGAGGCTGAGAGAGTTAAAGTAGAGAGGCTAGCTGAGCTGATCTCAGAGCAGAAGACCCAGCTGGACACCTGTCCTGAAGCACTGAAGGAGCAGCTCCAGAATCAGCTATCCAGG CTCTGGAAATACCATTTGTTCTTATTG GACACTGAAGCTTTGGAAGCGGAAACAAAGCGTTTTGAAGATTTGGAGtttcagcagctggaaaaaGAGAGCCGTCAAGATGAAGAGAAAGAGACGCAGACGCAGCAACTCCTTAGAGAGATCGCTGAATATCAGAGATCTGTTGTCACTCGTAAG GAGAGGCTACTTACCCTAAAGAAGCAGTCGACCCAGATTACCCAGCAGGCACAGCGGGAAAAGGAGAACTTCTTGAAAGAGAAGAGCAACCTCATTTATATGCTGCAAAGG GAACGGGAGAACCTTTCATCTCTGGAGAGGAAGTACTGTGAGCTGACAGGTGGTCAGGCTTTTCCTCTTAACCCTGTGTCCATGAAGGAG CACTTTCGCTCTCTGGAGGAGAGGAGGCGGAGCAATGGCAGTAAAGAGAGCGGAGTTCTCCTGAGTGACAACGGAATGTCTCGTAAAAGAGAGAGGCAGAGCTCTGGAAACTTAAACTCTGCCCTTAATCGCAGTCTGTCTCCCAAGGTCAGACAACAGATACGGCACATTGGAAAA CCCCATATGCCACTGTCTCAAAGCTCTAGCTGCGGTAGTGTACTCCCCCGCACCCTGTCTGTCACCTCCCGTGACCTGGACACTCGCCGTCTGCTCAAGG CAGGTCAACTGTATCTGAATGACGAGAGGCAGAGAATGAGTGAGATGTCCAATAGGACGGTTTCTGAGACAAACGTCTTCCTGGAGCCATTCCACTACCTGGATAACGGACACAACTTTGACACAATGAGTGTGGACAGTACAGAAAGCCTGGAGACCAGCATTTCCGCCTGTTCACCGGACAACATCTCAAG CGCCAGCACGGCTAACATGGCGAAGATAGAGGAGATGGAGCGCATGCTAAGAGAAGCTCATGCTGAGAAGAACAGACTGCTGGAGCACAGG GAGCGGGAGATGGAGTTGCGCAGACAGGCTCTTGAAGACGAGAGGAGAAGGAGGGAGGACTTGGAGAGGAGGCTGCAGGAAGAGACAAACCGCCGACAAAAACTAGTGGAGAGAGAG TCTCGTCCGTTGACACGTTATCTCCCGGTGAGGAAGGATGACTTTGACCTGAGAGGTCACATCGAGGCAGCAGGTCATCATCCTGAAACTTGTTTTCACCTAGCCATCACCGAGAAGACCTGCAGGGGGTTCTTGGTCAAAATGGGTGGAAAAATCAAAACATGGAAGAAGCGCTGGTTCGTCTTTGACCGCAATCGAAGGACGCTGGCATATTATGCTG ATAAACATGAGACCAAAATGAAGGGTGTTATCTACTTCCAAGCCATTGAGGAAGTGTATTACGACCACCTAAAGAACGCACACAAG AGCCCAAACCCCTCCCTGACATTTAGTGTAAAGACACATGACCGGGTTTATTACATGGTGGCTCCTACCCCTGAAGCCATGAGAATCTGGATGGATGTTATCGTCACTGGAGCGGAGGGATATACACACTTCCTGGTGTGA
- the phldb2a gene encoding pleckstrin homology-like domain family B member 2 isoform X12 has translation MSISSEETLLNLIDSGSGLKVWSVTPCLISLGSGFITLIPLTKELSQIGSEDAELPQDVTADGPGIESHHCVIITNSAGVITLHPNGNMCCLDGVPVTEPTKLTHGCTLCLGKSFFHFNHPEEANHMKNMLPEKTAGPALSLSTDTTKFHSNGGTLVGSSVRGTRSKAELQELMESLQRRKSALEASLKATADRGYLTLSPPPSPQSASSYLQDRPPLSIRVPSPYTPSSSLSMPPSPHQSERPISPVPSQTRARHQSQDNLLFCHPSEGRHPNTASSLLSMWNGSSSSYVTDALPSSRRGPSGAASMPSSPRLGRRLLTRDGESSVEPTLRQRKYSTGSLNGLGGHSRSLPRLYRGDAPMLSLPPRRTTKPRRSLPSLEKPPDVTVIANMTSSSRRASLCSVGSAPCLDLGVGERRLSFGKGGLGPGMGPRRGSISSLSGKEELRDYHQRQRDERLREQEVERLERQRLETILSLCSELGRSDLCRMETDSGVSAVSDLQKINRELEKLQVSDDESVFSDSAAVSLDSGYLGKGRTEILTQRQRRLSGHRETRPQSPTTSLRSSAPSPSPHLRSKQVSEDRQLRQEVTRIEEERIQVLNNIEELEQKIRDLDTQMDESIREMEVERALLDGEQEAEVTQLQSDKQMLEQLNAKMGNMEKNVQRNQTQGKALLEAERVKVERLAELISEQKTQLDTCPEALKEQLQNQLSRDTEALEAETKRFEDLEFQQLEKESRQDEEKETQTQQLLREIAEYQRSVVTRKERLLTLKKQSTQITQQAQREKENFLKEKSNLIYMLQRERENLSSLERKYCELTGGQAFPLNPVSMKEHFRSLEERRRSNGSKESGVLLSDNGMSRKRERQSSGNLNSALNRSLSPKVRQQIRHIGKPHMPLSQSSSCGSVLPRTLSVTSRDLDTRRLLKGQLYLNDERQRMSEMSNRTVSETNVFLEPFHYLDNGHNFDTMSVDSTESLETSISACSPDNISSASTANMAKIEEMERMLREAHAEKNRLLEHREREMELRRQALEDERRRREDLERRLQEETNRRQKLVERESRPLTRYLPVRKDDFDLRGHIEAAGHHPETCFHLAITEKTCRGFLVKMGGKIKTWKKRWFVFDRNRRTLAYYADKHETKMKGVIYFQAIEEVYYDHLKNAHKSPNPSLTFSVKTHDRVYYMVAPTPEAMRIWMDVIVTGAEGYTHFLV, from the exons GGTGTACTCTTTGTCTGGGTAAATCTTTTTTCCATTTCAACCACCCAGAAGAGGCGAATCACATGAAGAACATGCTGCCAGAAAAGACAGCAGGACCCGCACTGTCCCTCAGTACGG ACACAACAAAGTTTCATTCCAATGGCGGCACATTGGTTGGATCCAGTGTTCGTGGCACACGCTCCAAAGCAGAGCTTCAGGAGTTGATGGAGAGCTTGCAGCGCAGGAAGTCCGCTCTAGAGGCCAGCTTAAAGGCTACTGCAGACCGCGGTTACCTCACTTTGTCCCCACCTCCCAGTCCCCAATCGGCTTCTTCCTATTTACAGGACCGTCCACCACTTTCTATACGAGTCCCCTCCCCTTACACACCCTCCAGCAGCCTGAGCATGCCACCATCACCCCACCAATCAGAGCGCCCTATAAGTCCTGTCCCGAGCCAAACCCGTGCCCGACACCAATCACAGGACAACCTGTTGTTTTGCCACCCTTCGGAAGGGCGACATCCCAACACTGCCAGCTCACTCCTTTCTATGTGGAATGGCTCTTCTTCCTCCTACGTGACCGATGCTCTTCCTTCATCTCGCCGAGGTCCAAGTGGGGCAGCCAGCATGCCCTCCAGCCCTCGCTTGGGGCGCAGACTTCTAACACGAGATGGGGAGTCCAGTGTTGAGCCAACGCTCCGCCAAAGGAAATACTCCACCGGCTCCCTGAATGGCCTGGGGGGACATAGTCGCTCTCTGCCCAGGTTGTATCGAGGAGACGCCCCAATGCTTTCTTTGCCACCCCGACGTACCACCAAACCACGCCGCAGCCTTCCGTCCTTGGAAAAACCTCCAGATGTGACCGTGATAGCCAACATGACCAGCAGTTCTCGCAGGGCCAGCCTTTGCTCTGTGGGATCTGCTCCATGTTTGGATCTAGGAGTAGGAGAAAGGCGGCTGTCATTTGGTAAAGGAGGCCTGGGGCCTGGCATGGGGCCGAGAAGGGGCAGTATCAGTTCTCTCAGTGGAAAAGAAGAGCTCAGAGATTATCATCAGAGACAAAGAGATGAGAGACTTCGAGAACAGGAAGTGGAAAGACTG GAGCGCCAGCGTCTTGAGACCATCCTGTCCCTGTGCTCTGAGCTGGGCCGGTCTGATCTGTGCCGGATGGAGACTGATTCGGGCGTCTCAGCTGTGTCGGACCTGCAGAAGATCAACCGAGAACTGGAGAAGCTGCAGGTGTCTGATGATGAATCTGTGTTCTCAGACTCTGCAGCAGTGTCTCTGGATAGCGGGTATCTGGGTAAGGGTCGGACAGAGATCCTCACCCAGAGACAGCGCAGACTGAGCGGACACAGGGAGACCAGGCCCCAGTCACCCACCACTAGCCTACGGAGCTCAGCCCCCTCACCCTCTCCACACCTCCGCAGCAAG caggtGTCTGAAGACAGGCAGCTGAGGCAGGAAGTGACACGTATAGAAGAGGAGAGGATTCAGGTGCTTAACAACATCGAGGAACTTGAACAGAAGATCAGAGATCTAGACACACAGATGGACGAGTCTATCAGAGAG ATGGAGGTGGAGAGAGCTCTTTTAGACGGTGAGCAGGAGGCAGAGGTCACTCAGCTACAGAGCGATAAACAAATGCTGGAGCAGCTCAACGCAAAAATGGGGAACATGGAGAAAAATGTTCAAAGAAATCAAACTCAG GGCAAAGCCCTGTTGGAGGCTGAGAGAGTTAAAGTAGAGAGGCTAGCTGAGCTGATCTCAGAGCAGAAGACCCAGCTGGACACCTGTCCTGAAGCACTGAAGGAGCAGCTCCAGAATCAGCTATCCAGG GACACTGAAGCTTTGGAAGCGGAAACAAAGCGTTTTGAAGATTTGGAGtttcagcagctggaaaaaGAGAGCCGTCAAGATGAAGAGAAAGAGACGCAGACGCAGCAACTCCTTAGAGAGATCGCTGAATATCAGAGATCTGTTGTCACTCGTAAG GAGAGGCTACTTACCCTAAAGAAGCAGTCGACCCAGATTACCCAGCAGGCACAGCGGGAAAAGGAGAACTTCTTGAAAGAGAAGAGCAACCTCATTTATATGCTGCAAAGG GAACGGGAGAACCTTTCATCTCTGGAGAGGAAGTACTGTGAGCTGACAGGTGGTCAGGCTTTTCCTCTTAACCCTGTGTCCATGAAGGAG CACTTTCGCTCTCTGGAGGAGAGGAGGCGGAGCAATGGCAGTAAAGAGAGCGGAGTTCTCCTGAGTGACAACGGAATGTCTCGTAAAAGAGAGAGGCAGAGCTCTGGAAACTTAAACTCTGCCCTTAATCGCAGTCTGTCTCCCAAGGTCAGACAACAGATACGGCACATTGGAAAA CCCCATATGCCACTGTCTCAAAGCTCTAGCTGCGGTAGTGTACTCCCCCGCACCCTGTCTGTCACCTCCCGTGACCTGGACACTCGCCGTCTGCTCAAGG GTCAACTGTATCTGAATGACGAGAGGCAGAGAATGAGTGAGATGTCCAATAGGACGGTTTCTGAGACAAACGTCTTCCTGGAGCCATTCCACTACCTGGATAACGGACACAACTTTGACACAATGAGTGTGGACAGTACAGAAAGCCTGGAGACCAGCATTTCCGCCTGTTCACCGGACAACATCTCAAG CGCCAGCACGGCTAACATGGCGAAGATAGAGGAGATGGAGCGCATGCTAAGAGAAGCTCATGCTGAGAAGAACAGACTGCTGGAGCACAGG GAGCGGGAGATGGAGTTGCGCAGACAGGCTCTTGAAGACGAGAGGAGAAGGAGGGAGGACTTGGAGAGGAGGCTGCAGGAAGAGACAAACCGCCGACAAAAACTAGTGGAGAGAGAG TCTCGTCCGTTGACACGTTATCTCCCGGTGAGGAAGGATGACTTTGACCTGAGAGGTCACATCGAGGCAGCAGGTCATCATCCTGAAACTTGTTTTCACCTAGCCATCACCGAGAAGACCTGCAGGGGGTTCTTGGTCAAAATGGGTGGAAAAATCAAAACATGGAAGAAGCGCTGGTTCGTCTTTGACCGCAATCGAAGGACGCTGGCATATTATGCTG ATAAACATGAGACCAAAATGAAGGGTGTTATCTACTTCCAAGCCATTGAGGAAGTGTATTACGACCACCTAAAGAACGCACACAAG AGCCCAAACCCCTCCCTGACATTTAGTGTAAAGACACATGACCGGGTTTATTACATGGTGGCTCCTACCCCTGAAGCCATGAGAATCTGGATGGATGTTATCGTCACTGGAGCGGAGGGATATACACACTTCCTGGTGTGA
- the phldb2a gene encoding pleckstrin homology-like domain family B member 2 isoform X5, producing MSISSEETLLNLIDSGSGLKVWSVTPCLISLGSGFITLIPLTKELSQIGSEDAELPQDVTADGPGIESHHCVIITNSAGVITLHPNGNMCCLDGVPVTEPTKLTHGCTLCLGKSFFHFNHPEEANHMKNMLPEKTAGPALSLSTDTTKFHSNGGTLVGSSVRGTRSKAELQELMESLQRRKSALEASLKATADRGYLTLSPPPSPQSASSYLQDRPPLSIRVPSPYTPSSSLSMPPSPHQSERPISPVPSQTRARHQSQDNLLFCHPSEGRHPNTASSLLSMWNGSSSSYVTDALPSSRRGPSGAASMPSSPRLGRRLLTRDGESSVEPTLRQRKYSTGSLNGLGGHSRSLPRLYRGDAPMLSLPPRRTTKPRRSLPSLEKPPDVTVIANMTSSSRRASLCSVGSAPCLDLGVGERRLSFGKGGLGPGMGPRRGSISSLSGKEELRDYHQRQRDERLREQEVERLERQRLETILSLCSELGRSDLCRMETDSGVSAVSDLQKINRELEKLQVSDDESVFSDSAAVSLDSGYLGKGRTEILTQRQRRLSGHRETRPQSPTTSLRSSAPSPSPHLRSKQVSEDRQLRQEVTRIEEERIQVLNNIEELEQKIRDLDTQMDESIREMEVERALLDGEQEAEVTQLQSDKQMLEQLNAKMGNMEKNVQRNQTQGKALLEAERVKVERLAELISEQKTQLDTCPEALKEQLQNQLSRLWKYHLFLLDTEALEAETKRFEDLEFQQLEKESRQDEEKETQTQQLLREIAEYQRSVVTRKERLLTLKKQSTQITQQAQREKENFLKEKSNLIYMLQRERENLSSLERKYCELTGGQAFPLNPVSMKEHFRSLEERRRSNGSKESGVLLSDNGMSRKRERQSSGNLNSALNRSLSPKPHMPLSQSSSCGSVLPRTLSVTSRDLDTRRLLKAGQLYLNDERQRMSEMSNRTVSETNVFLEPFHYLDNGHNFDTMSVDSTESLETSISACSPDNISSASTANMAKIEEMERMLREAHAEKNRLLEHREREMELRRQALEDERRRREDLERRLQEETNRRQKLVERESRPLTRYLPVRKDDFDLRGHIEAAGHHPETCFHLAITEKTCRGFLVKMGGKIKTWKKRWFVFDRNRRTLAYYADKHETKMKGVIYFQAIEEVYYDHLKNAHKSPNPSLTFSVKTHDRVYYMVAPTPEAMRIWMDVIVTGAEGYTHFLV from the exons GGTGTACTCTTTGTCTGGGTAAATCTTTTTTCCATTTCAACCACCCAGAAGAGGCGAATCACATGAAGAACATGCTGCCAGAAAAGACAGCAGGACCCGCACTGTCCCTCAGTACGG ACACAACAAAGTTTCATTCCAATGGCGGCACATTGGTTGGATCCAGTGTTCGTGGCACACGCTCCAAAGCAGAGCTTCAGGAGTTGATGGAGAGCTTGCAGCGCAGGAAGTCCGCTCTAGAGGCCAGCTTAAAGGCTACTGCAGACCGCGGTTACCTCACTTTGTCCCCACCTCCCAGTCCCCAATCGGCTTCTTCCTATTTACAGGACCGTCCACCACTTTCTATACGAGTCCCCTCCCCTTACACACCCTCCAGCAGCCTGAGCATGCCACCATCACCCCACCAATCAGAGCGCCCTATAAGTCCTGTCCCGAGCCAAACCCGTGCCCGACACCAATCACAGGACAACCTGTTGTTTTGCCACCCTTCGGAAGGGCGACATCCCAACACTGCCAGCTCACTCCTTTCTATGTGGAATGGCTCTTCTTCCTCCTACGTGACCGATGCTCTTCCTTCATCTCGCCGAGGTCCAAGTGGGGCAGCCAGCATGCCCTCCAGCCCTCGCTTGGGGCGCAGACTTCTAACACGAGATGGGGAGTCCAGTGTTGAGCCAACGCTCCGCCAAAGGAAATACTCCACCGGCTCCCTGAATGGCCTGGGGGGACATAGTCGCTCTCTGCCCAGGTTGTATCGAGGAGACGCCCCAATGCTTTCTTTGCCACCCCGACGTACCACCAAACCACGCCGCAGCCTTCCGTCCTTGGAAAAACCTCCAGATGTGACCGTGATAGCCAACATGACCAGCAGTTCTCGCAGGGCCAGCCTTTGCTCTGTGGGATCTGCTCCATGTTTGGATCTAGGAGTAGGAGAAAGGCGGCTGTCATTTGGTAAAGGAGGCCTGGGGCCTGGCATGGGGCCGAGAAGGGGCAGTATCAGTTCTCTCAGTGGAAAAGAAGAGCTCAGAGATTATCATCAGAGACAAAGAGATGAGAGACTTCGAGAACAGGAAGTGGAAAGACTG GAGCGCCAGCGTCTTGAGACCATCCTGTCCCTGTGCTCTGAGCTGGGCCGGTCTGATCTGTGCCGGATGGAGACTGATTCGGGCGTCTCAGCTGTGTCGGACCTGCAGAAGATCAACCGAGAACTGGAGAAGCTGCAGGTGTCTGATGATGAATCTGTGTTCTCAGACTCTGCAGCAGTGTCTCTGGATAGCGGGTATCTGGGTAAGGGTCGGACAGAGATCCTCACCCAGAGACAGCGCAGACTGAGCGGACACAGGGAGACCAGGCCCCAGTCACCCACCACTAGCCTACGGAGCTCAGCCCCCTCACCCTCTCCACACCTCCGCAGCAAG caggtGTCTGAAGACAGGCAGCTGAGGCAGGAAGTGACACGTATAGAAGAGGAGAGGATTCAGGTGCTTAACAACATCGAGGAACTTGAACAGAAGATCAGAGATCTAGACACACAGATGGACGAGTCTATCAGAGAG ATGGAGGTGGAGAGAGCTCTTTTAGACGGTGAGCAGGAGGCAGAGGTCACTCAGCTACAGAGCGATAAACAAATGCTGGAGCAGCTCAACGCAAAAATGGGGAACATGGAGAAAAATGTTCAAAGAAATCAAACTCAG GGCAAAGCCCTGTTGGAGGCTGAGAGAGTTAAAGTAGAGAGGCTAGCTGAGCTGATCTCAGAGCAGAAGACCCAGCTGGACACCTGTCCTGAAGCACTGAAGGAGCAGCTCCAGAATCAGCTATCCAGG CTCTGGAAATACCATTTGTTCTTATTG GACACTGAAGCTTTGGAAGCGGAAACAAAGCGTTTTGAAGATTTGGAGtttcagcagctggaaaaaGAGAGCCGTCAAGATGAAGAGAAAGAGACGCAGACGCAGCAACTCCTTAGAGAGATCGCTGAATATCAGAGATCTGTTGTCACTCGTAAG GAGAGGCTACTTACCCTAAAGAAGCAGTCGACCCAGATTACCCAGCAGGCACAGCGGGAAAAGGAGAACTTCTTGAAAGAGAAGAGCAACCTCATTTATATGCTGCAAAGG GAACGGGAGAACCTTTCATCTCTGGAGAGGAAGTACTGTGAGCTGACAGGTGGTCAGGCTTTTCCTCTTAACCCTGTGTCCATGAAGGAG CACTTTCGCTCTCTGGAGGAGAGGAGGCGGAGCAATGGCAGTAAAGAGAGCGGAGTTCTCCTGAGTGACAACGGAATGTCTCGTAAAAGAGAGAGGCAGAGCTCTGGAAACTTAAACTCTGCCCTTAATCGCAGTCTGTCTCCCAAG CCCCATATGCCACTGTCTCAAAGCTCTAGCTGCGGTAGTGTACTCCCCCGCACCCTGTCTGTCACCTCCCGTGACCTGGACACTCGCCGTCTGCTCAAGG CAGGTCAACTGTATCTGAATGACGAGAGGCAGAGAATGAGTGAGATGTCCAATAGGACGGTTTCTGAGACAAACGTCTTCCTGGAGCCATTCCACTACCTGGATAACGGACACAACTTTGACACAATGAGTGTGGACAGTACAGAAAGCCTGGAGACCAGCATTTCCGCCTGTTCACCGGACAACATCTCAAG CGCCAGCACGGCTAACATGGCGAAGATAGAGGAGATGGAGCGCATGCTAAGAGAAGCTCATGCTGAGAAGAACAGACTGCTGGAGCACAGG GAGCGGGAGATGGAGTTGCGCAGACAGGCTCTTGAAGACGAGAGGAGAAGGAGGGAGGACTTGGAGAGGAGGCTGCAGGAAGAGACAAACCGCCGACAAAAACTAGTGGAGAGAGAG TCTCGTCCGTTGACACGTTATCTCCCGGTGAGGAAGGATGACTTTGACCTGAGAGGTCACATCGAGGCAGCAGGTCATCATCCTGAAACTTGTTTTCACCTAGCCATCACCGAGAAGACCTGCAGGGGGTTCTTGGTCAAAATGGGTGGAAAAATCAAAACATGGAAGAAGCGCTGGTTCGTCTTTGACCGCAATCGAAGGACGCTGGCATATTATGCTG ATAAACATGAGACCAAAATGAAGGGTGTTATCTACTTCCAAGCCATTGAGGAAGTGTATTACGACCACCTAAAGAACGCACACAAG AGCCCAAACCCCTCCCTGACATTTAGTGTAAAGACACATGACCGGGTTTATTACATGGTGGCTCCTACCCCTGAAGCCATGAGAATCTGGATGGATGTTATCGTCACTGGAGCGGAGGGATATACACACTTCCTGGTGTGA